The Sphingopyxis fribergensis DNA segment GGGAACAGATAGCCAACGAGCACCATCAGCGTGAGGATATCGACATCGAGCCATTGATCGACCTGCCGCGCGACGAGGAAGGCGATCGGGAAGCTCAGGATGAAGATCGCGTAATATTTACGCGAGAGGAATGCCGGCCAATGCCGCTCGATCTTGCGTTCGGGCTCGCCCATCACCAGCCCGGTGATGATGGCGGGCAGGACCAGCGCGCCGCACACCATATAGGCGGCGCCCCACCCGGCGCGGTCGGCGACAACTAGCGCCAAGGCGCCCGCCACCGCCGCGCCGATGCGCCAGCCATATTGCGACATGCCCGACCCGGTTCCCAATTGCTCGGGCGACAGCAGTTCGATCCGATAGGCGTCGATGACGATGTCATAGGTCGCCCCGGCCAGCCCGACCGCGATCGCGGCCAAGGCCACGACCGCGAGCGACGCCTTGGGGTCGAGGTTGCCCAGCACCGATACCGCGACGAACACCAGTGCACCGACGAGGATCAGCCAAGACCGCCGCTGGCCGATGTGGCCGAGAATGGGGATACGAAAGCGGTCGATCGCCGGGGCCCAGGCCCATTTCAGATTATAGGCGAGAAAGGTCAGCGCAAAGGCCGTCACCGACGATTTTTCGATCCCGTCCTGCGCGAGCCGCGTCGTCAGCGTCGCGCCGATCATCGCGAAGGGAAACCCCGACGATATGCCGAGGAACAGCGCGGCGAGCGGCGCGGGCTCGAGATAGGGGCGCAAACTGTCGCGCCAGCCCTTCGGTGCCGGCATCGCCGCATTTGTCGACATGATATTCCCCCTCAGCAGCGACCGTTCGGCCATGGCCCATGTCACAAATGGCCTAACGCGTTGGGGATAAATTGGAAGCGGCTAATTGGCTGCCCGCCGCGCGCGAGCGGTCGGCCCGCCGCATCTCATGCGGCGGCGGGGCGCCAGAAGGTCGTGAGGCCGCTGACCTTGCGCGGCGCCTGATTCTTGCACGTCATCGACTCGACCGCCTTCAGCGCCGAAACCAGCGCCGACGCGCTGTGCGGCTTGCCGAGGCAGGCGATGGCGATGTCCTCGGCGTCGGCGGGGCATTGTCCCGTCACCAGCAGAACCGCGATACCGCGGTCGCGCGCCAGCCGGGCAACTTCACGGCCGGTCATATGCCCTGCAAGGCCCAGGTCAAGAACCACCGCGTCGATCGGCTTTGCTGCCATGATCGCCACTGCCGCCTCGCCCGAATCGACCGTCGCGACGATGTCGTACCCGCCGAGTTTCAGCGTGTGCTCATTGTCGAACGCGGTCAGCGGATCATCCTCGATGATCAGCAACCGCTTGATGCAGGTGGGGCGGTGGGCGAAGAGCATCATGACTCCCTTTAACATGGCCATGACTCGCTCCGCGGCGCCGTGCAAGATCGCTTCTGCTTGCCATCGACGAAGCGGGTCTTTTCCGGCTATGAGCGTGATCACAACGCAACACTATTTTCTCAAATAACGACAAGAAAGTCGCATCTGTTCCCATGAACACACGCCGCCCACCTCGCCCCGCTACCCGCTCGGCCCCGAAAGCTGCTGGTGACGGCGACGCCCCGAAAGGTCGCCGCGCCGCGCGCGGCGCCGCTTCCGCGCTCAAGACGAAACCCGCCGAGGACGAACGCGAGGATGGCCCGCAACGGATCGCCAAGCTGCTCGCGCGCGCCGGCGTCGGGTCGCGCCGCGATGTCGAACGCATGGTCGAGGAGGGCCGCATCGCGCTCAACGGCCAGGTCGTCGTTCATCCTGCACCTTTGCTGACTTCGCTCGAAGGGCTGACCGTCGACGGCAACCCGGTCGCCAAACCCGTGTCGACGCGCCTCTATCGGTTCAACAAACCGGCGGGCTGCATCACCGCGGCGCGCGATCCCAAGGGGCGCAAGACGATTTACGATCTGTTGCCCAAGGATCTGCCGCGACTGATGCCCGTCGGCCGCCTCGATTATAACACCGAGGGTCTTCTGCTGCTCACCAATGACGGTGAATTCAAACGCCAGCTCGAACTACCCGCAAGCGGTGTCGAGCGCACCTACCGCGCCCGCGCCTTCGGCGACATCAGCCAGGCGCAGCTCGAGGAGCTGGCGATGGGGATCGAGATCGACGGCGTGCGCTATGGCAAGATCGACGCCAATCTCGAACGCCGCACGGGCCGCAACCAGTGGGTAGAAATGACGCTGACCGAGGGCAAGAACCGCGAAGTACGCAAAGTGCTCGAACATTTCGGGCTGCAGGTCAGCCGCCTGATCCGTACCCGCTACGGCGCGTTCGAGCTCGGCGGAATGCCGCTCGGCGCTGTTGACGTCGTGCCGCGCGACGAATTGTTTAAATTTCGCCGGCAGATGGGATGATGCGGGTCATCGCGGGGGAATGGCGCGGCCGCAAGCTACTCGCGCCCAAGAATGACGCGACGCGTCCAACTGCGGATCGCACGCGCGAGACGCTCTTTTCGATGCTCACCAGCCGCGTCGGCAGCTTCGAGGGGCTGGTCGTCGCCGACCTCTTCGCCGGATCGGGGGCGCTCGGCATCGAAGCGCTGTCGCGCGGCGCCGAACAATGCCTGTTCGCCGAACAGGACCGCGATGCACTCGATGTGCTGCGCAAAAATCTCGGCTCGCTCGACGCCGCCGCGCGCGCCGATATCCGTGCCGGCTCGGTAATGGGCCTCGGCCCCGCCAAACGCACCTACGACCTGCTGATGCTCGATGCGCCTTATGACACCGGCGCGGGCAGCGTTGCGCTCGACAAGCTCAATCGCCTCGGCTGGATCGGCCCCGACAGCTGGGTCTCGATCGAGACCGCGCACAAGGAAAGCATCGACATCGCGGGCTTCGAAATCGACGCCGAGCGCAAGGTCGGCAAGGCGAAGCTGACGCTGCTCAGGCTCGCCTAGCCGCGTCCTTCTGCACCATCAGTAATCCCAGCCAGCTGACGATCCCGGCCAGCGCGAGGTAAAATCCGACCATTTCGGTTCCGCCGCGTTCGGCCAACGCCTGCGCGACGATCGGCGCCATCGCGCCGCCCAAAATACCGCCTGCATTGAACGCGACCGACGCGCCGGTGTAGCGCACCCGAACCGGGAATAATCCGGTCAGCCAGCTGCCGAGCGGCCCATAGACCAGCCCCATTACGAACAGCGCGGTCGCAAGCCCCAGAAAGATGACCAGCCAGCTTCCCGACGCCAGCGCCGGCCCGAACAGGAAACCGACCAGCACCGTCGCACCGCATCCCCAGCTCAGCACGCGCTGCGCGCTCGACGCGTCGCTCCAATAGCCCGCGAAGATGATCCCGATGGCCATGAAAAGGATCGCGCCAAGCTGG contains these protein-coding regions:
- a CDS encoding response regulator — protein: MMLFAHRPTCIKRLLIIEDDPLTAFDNEHTLKLGGYDIVATVDSGEAAVAIMAAKPIDAVVLDLGLAGHMTGREVARLARDRGIAVLLVTGQCPADAEDIAIACLGKPHSASALVSALKAVESMTCKNQAPRKVSGLTTFWRPAAA
- a CDS encoding pseudouridine synthase translates to MNTRRPPRPATRSAPKAAGDGDAPKGRRAARGAASALKTKPAEDEREDGPQRIAKLLARAGVGSRRDVERMVEEGRIALNGQVVVHPAPLLTSLEGLTVDGNPVAKPVSTRLYRFNKPAGCITAARDPKGRKTIYDLLPKDLPRLMPVGRLDYNTEGLLLLTNDGEFKRQLELPASGVERTYRARAFGDISQAQLEELAMGIEIDGVRYGKIDANLERRTGRNQWVEMTLTEGKNREVRKVLEHFGLQVSRLIRTRYGAFELGGMPLGAVDVVPRDELFKFRRQMG
- the rsmD gene encoding 16S rRNA (guanine(966)-N(2))-methyltransferase RsmD; its protein translation is MRVIAGEWRGRKLLAPKNDATRPTADRTRETLFSMLTSRVGSFEGLVVADLFAGSGALGIEALSRGAEQCLFAEQDRDALDVLRKNLGSLDAAARADIRAGSVMGLGPAKRTYDLLMLDAPYDTGAGSVALDKLNRLGWIGPDSWVSIETAHKESIDIAGFEIDAERKVGKAKLTLLRLA